One genomic window of Roseateles sp. DAIF2 includes the following:
- a CDS encoding LysR family transcriptional regulator, which translates to MSMTGGAGFSDLAFFALLVRQGSLAAAAQELGLTPPAVSKRLAALEKRLGVRLLQRTTRRLSLTPEGELYLVDGAQVLQELERLERRVAGSRATPAGLLRVNATLGFGRRQLAPALSAFACTYPEVEVQLHLSDKPAHLVEQGFDLLLRFGEPPDARLSARRLAENRRLLCAAPAYLQAAGQPRTPRELARHRCLFIRESDETYGTWQLRQGARQETVKVRGPLSSNDGESVLAWGLDGQGILLRSVWDVAPLLRAGRLLPVLPDWSLPPADIYAVFAPRSQISAKTRALLDFLLDWFKPYRERGAAEPYGGW; encoded by the coding sequence ATGAGCATGACGGGCGGTGCCGGTTTTTCCGATCTGGCCTTCTTCGCGTTGCTGGTGCGCCAGGGCAGCCTGGCGGCCGCGGCGCAGGAGCTGGGGCTGACGCCGCCGGCGGTCAGCAAGCGGCTGGCGGCGCTGGAAAAGCGCCTGGGCGTGCGCCTGTTGCAGCGCACGACGCGGCGCCTGAGCCTGACGCCGGAGGGCGAGCTCTACCTGGTGGACGGGGCCCAGGTGCTGCAGGAGCTGGAGCGGCTGGAGCGCCGCGTGGCCGGCAGCCGCGCGACGCCGGCCGGGCTGCTGCGCGTCAATGCGACGCTGGGCTTCGGGCGGCGCCAGCTGGCGCCGGCGCTGTCGGCCTTCGCGTGCACCTATCCGGAGGTGGAGGTGCAGCTGCACCTGAGCGACAAGCCGGCCCATCTGGTGGAGCAGGGCTTCGATCTGCTGCTGCGCTTCGGCGAGCCGCCGGATGCGCGCCTGAGCGCGCGGCGCCTGGCCGAGAATCGGCGCCTGTTGTGCGCCGCGCCGGCTTATCTGCAGGCCGCCGGCCAGCCGCGCACGCCGCGCGAGCTGGCGCGGCACCGCTGCCTCTTCATCCGCGAGAGCGACGAGACCTATGGCACCTGGCAACTGCGCCAGGGCGCGCGGCAGGAGACGGTCAAGGTGCGTGGCCCGCTGAGCAGCAACGACGGCGAATCGGTGCTGGCCTGGGGCCTGGACGGGCAGGGCATCCTGCTTCGCTCGGTCTGGGATGTGGCGCCGCTGCTGCGCGCCGGGCGGCTGCTGCCGGTGCTGCCGGACTGGTCCTTGCCGCCGGCCGATATCTACGCGGTGTTCGCGCCGCGCAGCCAGATCTCGGCCAAGACACGCGCGCTGCTGGACTTCCTGCTGGACTGGTTCAAGCCCTATCGCGAGCGCGGCGCGGCCGAGCCCTATGGCGGCTGGTGA
- a CDS encoding tripartite tricarboxylate transporter substrate binding protein: MTAYRRQRRWLIALLPAAGLAALAAPGLAGAQGYPERPIKLVVPYAPGGSADIAARLIADEWGKALGGSLFIENKGGAGGNLGVDQVAKAPADGYTLGLQTVSLAINPALTPRMPYDTLKDLAPIGMVASSQHVLVVNSKLPAQNLKELLALLKAQPGKHTYGSAGAGSTFHMSAELFKAVSGLPIVHIPYRGGGPALTDTIAGSVDMSFPVLSAAKGHVEAGKLRALGVTGTKRSALLPQVPTIAEAGLPGYAFETWFMVFAPAATPKPLIDKLNASLNQVLAGAAVRERMQREGFDPLPGTPAQARGRLEREMPQWAKLVKDRGITAD; encoded by the coding sequence ATGACCGCCTACCGCCGCCAGCGCCGCTGGCTCATCGCCCTCCTGCCCGCCGCCGGCCTCGCGGCCCTGGCGGCGCCCGGCTTGGCCGGCGCCCAGGGCTACCCCGAGCGCCCGATCAAGCTGGTCGTGCCCTATGCGCCGGGCGGCAGCGCCGACATCGCCGCGCGCCTGATCGCCGACGAATGGGGCAAGGCCCTGGGCGGCAGCCTGTTCATCGAGAACAAGGGCGGCGCCGGCGGCAATCTCGGCGTCGACCAGGTCGCCAAGGCCCCGGCCGACGGCTACACCCTGGGCCTGCAGACCGTCTCCCTGGCGATCAACCCGGCGCTGACGCCGCGCATGCCCTACGACACCCTGAAGGATCTGGCGCCGATCGGCATGGTGGCCAGTTCCCAGCATGTGCTGGTCGTCAACAGCAAGCTGCCGGCCCAGAACCTCAAGGAGTTGCTGGCCCTGCTGAAGGCCCAGCCGGGCAAGCACACCTATGGCTCGGCCGGCGCGGGCAGCACCTTCCACATGTCGGCCGAGCTGTTCAAGGCCGTCTCCGGCCTGCCGATCGTCCACATCCCCTACCGCGGCGGCGGCCCGGCGCTGACCGACACCATCGCCGGCTCGGTGGACATGAGCTTCCCGGTGCTGTCCGCGGCCAAGGGTCATGTCGAGGCCGGCAAGCTGCGCGCGCTGGGCGTCACCGGCACGAAGCGCTCGGCGCTGCTGCCCCAGGTGCCGACCATCGCCGAGGCCGGCCTGCCGGGCTATGCCTTCGAGACCTGGTTCATGGTCTTCGCCCCCGCCGCCACGCCCAAGCCGCTGATCGACAAGCTCAACGCCAGCCTGAACCAGGTGCTGGCCGGCGCGGCGGTGCGCGAGCGCATGCAGCGCGAGGGCTTCGACCCGCTGCCCGGCACGCCGGCCCAGGCCCGCGGCCGGCTGGAACGCGAAATGCCGCAATGGGCCAAACTGGTCAAGGACCGCGGCATCACCGCCGATTGA